A stretch of Lactuca sativa cultivar Salinas chromosome 6, Lsat_Salinas_v11, whole genome shotgun sequence DNA encodes these proteins:
- the LOC111895188 gene encoding uncharacterized protein LOC111895188 isoform X2 — translation MMVLEFNAIAQMKINRYNTTNFQFLTSHYRCWLQPQINERSPLPSSVSDPNPETIMETTIIYHSLGKFYMECGKEVQLKVVLGIHVFFPNLRLDSTGIKPISRPCSFVPLDLKNFNGFQKKNISITKNRRWLKVTKMELTRLL, via the exons ATGATGGTACTGGAATTCAATGCTATTGCTCAAATGAAAATCAACAGGTACAACACAACTAATTTTCAGTTTCTTACTTCCCACTATCGTTGTTGGTTGCAGCCTCAAATCAACGAACGTTCTCCTCTACCATCCTCTGTTTCAGACCCTAATCCGG AGACGATAATGGAAACTACAATCATCTATCATTCTTTGGGAAAG TTTTACATGGAATGTGGGAAAGAAGTTCAGTTAAAG GTAGTTTTGGGGATTCATGTATTTTTTCCTAATTTGAGGTTAGATTCCACTGGAATTAAACCAATCTCTCGCCCATGTTCATTTGTTCCTTTG GATTTAAAGAATTTTAATGGGTTTCAAAAAAAGAATATCTCAATTACAAAAAATAGACGGTGGTTAAAG GTGACTAAGATGGAGCTTACCAGGCTGTTATAA
- the LOC111895188 gene encoding uncharacterized protein LOC111895188 isoform X1, whose product MMVLEFNAIAQMKINRYNTTNFQFLTSHYRCWLQPQINERSPLPSSVSDPNPETIMETTIIYHSLGKFYMECGKEVQLKVVLGIHVFFPNLRLDSTGIKPISRPCSFVPLDLKNFNGFQKKNISITKNRRWLKFKFLIYCLSQGD is encoded by the exons ATGATGGTACTGGAATTCAATGCTATTGCTCAAATGAAAATCAACAGGTACAACACAACTAATTTTCAGTTTCTTACTTCCCACTATCGTTGTTGGTTGCAGCCTCAAATCAACGAACGTTCTCCTCTACCATCCTCTGTTTCAGACCCTAATCCGG AGACGATAATGGAAACTACAATCATCTATCATTCTTTGGGAAAG TTTTACATGGAATGTGGGAAAGAAGTTCAGTTAAAG GTAGTTTTGGGGATTCATGTATTTTTTCCTAATTTGAGGTTAGATTCCACTGGAATTAAACCAATCTCTCGCCCATGTTCATTTGTTCCTTTG GATTTAAAGAATTTTAATGGGTTTCAAAAAAAGAATATCTCAATTACAAAAAATAGACGGTGGTTAAAG TTCAAATTCCTCATTTACTGTCTTTCACAAGGTGACTAA